In the genome of Dermacentor andersoni chromosome 3, qqDerAnde1_hic_scaffold, whole genome shotgun sequence, one region contains:
- the LOC126541933 gene encoding voltage-gated hydrogen channel 1-like: MERASEHDRDFSPQKDAPNVQTRDHPSASFVSIDVDMESDVDIRPLVTFREKLSALLHSTKFQIAIVALVVLDCLLVITELLVELEILKLHEHSYIAPKIIHSLSIFILSLFLVEIAAKLYAYRLSFFQHKMEMFDAAIVIVSFGLDVAFRDPESAANGSGLIIVLRLWRVARLLNGIVLTVKTQAERQLMRECKLREKLMQDLLKNRDYCNALEQEISSLRELLHNHGITELPPTAVVQEPPLSGEENQESAVRD; this comes from the exons ATGGAGCGAGCGTC GGAACACGATCGAGATTTTTCCCCTCAAAAGGACGCTCCGAATGTACAAACAAGGGACCATCCCAGCGCCAGTTTCGTGTCCATCGATGTTGACATGGAATCTGACGTCGACATCAGACCCCTTGTCACATTCCGCGAGAAACTGTCAGCCCTGTTGCATTCTACCAAGTTTCAG ATTGCCATCGTGGCTTTGGTAGTTCTCGACTGCCTTCTAGTCATCACTGAGCTGCTTGTGGAACTGGAGATCCTGAAGCTGCATGAACACAGCTACATCGCACCAAAG ATCATCCATTCACTGAGCATCTTCATTCTGAGCTTGTTCTTGGTGGAAATTGCGGCCAAGCTGTACGCCTACCGACTCAGCTTCTTCCAACACAAGATGGAGATGTTTGACGCTGCAATCGTCATCGTCTCCTTTGGCCTGGACGTCGCATTCAGGGACCCTGAATCGGCCGCCAATGGTTCAGGCCTCATCATTGTCCTGCGACTCTGGCGAGTGGCACGCCTCTTAAACG GCATTGTGCTCACAGTGAAGACGCAAGCGGAACGGCAACTGATGCGGGAATGCAAGTTGCGCGAGAAGCTCATGCAGGACCTGCTCAAAAACCGTGACTACTGCAACGCCCTGGAGCAGGAGATATCATCCCTCAGGGAACTATTGCATAACCACGGCATCACCGAGCTTCCACCAACGGCGGTCGTCCAGGAGCCACCCTTGAGCGGAGAAGAGAACCAGGAATCTGCCGTGCGGGATTGA